GCAATTCTCTCACCCCTTGAAAGAGAACCTGTTTTTATGAAGCCTGTATTACATGACACTGAAAGGTCTGCTATTATTGTATCTTCTGTTTCACCAGAACGGTGGGACACAACCGCGGTGTATTTATTATTCTTTGTAAGTTCAATGGCTTCCAGAGTTTCAGAAACTGTTCCAATCTGATTAAGTTTAATAAGGATTGAGTTTGCAATTCCTCTTTTCATTGCTTCTTTAATTATTTTGGGATTTGTAACAACAAGATCATCTGCCACAATTTGAATTTTATTTTTAAGTCTCTGACTTATTAATTCCCATCCTTCCCAGTCTGCCTCACTCATTCCATCTTCTATTGAAATTATTGGATATTTATCAACCAGAGCTTCATAATAATCAACCATGTCTTTTGAATCAATCTTTTTACCTTCAACAGTATAAAATCCTTCAGCAAAAAATTCTGATGCAGCAGGATCTAAAGCTATATAAATATCTTTTCCAGGTTCATATCCAGCCTCTTTTATTGCATCAATAATTAGTTTAATTGCATCTTCATTTTTTTCAAGCATTGGAGAAAATCCGCCTTCGTCACCAACTGCTGTGTTTAGTCTTTTCTTTTTGAGAATTCCCTTTAAACTATGGAAAACTTCAACCCCTGCTCTTAGGGCTTGAGAAAACTTTACAAAACCAGCAGGAACAATCATGAACTCCTGAATATCAAGATTGTTATCTGCATGAATTCCGCCATTTATTATATTCATCATTGGAACAGGTAAAACCTTTGCATTAGTACCACCGAGATATCTATAAAGTGGAAGTCCAACTTCTTCTGCAGAAGCTTTGCAAACAGCCATTGATACTGCTAAAATCGCATTTGCACCGAGTTTACTTTTATTTTCTGTCCCGTCAAGTTCTATAAGAAATCTGTCAATGCCTTCTTGATCAAGAGATTCCATACCAATGATATTTGGTGCAATTTCATTTATTATGTTGTCAATAGCCTTTTGCACTCCCTTACCAAAATATCTCTTTTTATCACCATCTCTTAACTCAAGAGCCTCTCTTGTTCCTGTAGAGGCTCCTGAGGGTACGGTAGCTCTTCCCATAACTCCGCTATCAAGGTAGATATCTACCTGAACTGTTGGATTTCCTCTTGAGTCAAGTACCTCTCTTGCGATTATATCAATAATTTCTCCCATAATAAAACCTCCTTTTAGATAAAGTTTAACTATAATATCTCAAAATGGCAAATTCAATCAACGCAGTAAAGAATAGAATTACACACCCTGGAATAATTTTTTTATAAATTCCCAACATATCTGCTTTGAAATACTCTCTTGTAAGGATTAAACAAAGATGAAGTGGAGAAATAAGAACACCTACATATCCTGAAACAAAGGCAATAGAGATTTCATAAGCCAATGTTTCTTTTAAATGTAAAAGCAGAGGGAAAGTGCTTCCTACAAATCCTACACTTATTCCTGTAATAAGTCCAATAAATAAAGGGAGTGTTATAAAAATAACTAAGTAAGGAATCCCCGATTGTGTAATTGTTTTAGCTATCCCATCTACAGCACCTGAAATTTGAAGCATTTCTTTAAAAATAATTACTCCAGCTACAAGGATAAAAACATCTGATGTAAAACCATATCTTATGATTGATAAAATTTCTCTAAGGTTCTTTTTATGATATAAGCATACTATTAGAATATTTATAATAAGAGCGATGTAAAGTTCAATTTTAAAGATTATTACAGTCAAAAGAACAAGCAATATTGGTGTAAAGCTGAATAAATTTTTCATATGATTTTTGGTTTTATCAAATTTTTGTTCATTTTTTAAATTATGCATACTTAAAATAAAACCTGTAATGAAGAGTATTAAGGCAATAGGAAGATTTAATAATATTAGTTTTCTTAAAGAAACACCACAGATTGCTGATGCAAGAATTATCCCAGGATAAAGTGGTAAAATAAGTTCCCATGGATGTCTATACCAGTAGTTTATAAATGCTTTTTCCTCTTTTGATATATTTAGATTTCGCGTAGCTGAATCAACCATTGGTGCTGAAAGATATGCTCCACCAAGAGAAGGTAACATACCAATTATCAAAGGCATTGATACTATTGAAAGCTTTTTATTATTAAGCATTGACTGAGAGGTTTCTGTCATTTTCTGCATTAATTCTGTTTTTCTTAGAGCATACTCAAAAGATTTAATTAAAGTAAGAGATAAAAAAAGATTTATTGAGGTATGTGAACTAATACTTTTTAAAAGCGTTAATGATAAATTTTGAAAATCAAACCGATAAAAAATCAAGAATATTACAGAACTTGCAAAAAGAGCATATCCCACATTTACTTTTTTACGAAGTAAAAATAGGATAAAAATAAAGATAAAACAAACTTTGACAATATCAATCATTTTATTTTGTGAATTGCTTCACCAGATATGTCTTTAATTGCTTCTCCTATACACTCAGAAAGAGTAGGATGGGAATGAATTAATTCTTTTAAATCATTTATCTTTATCTTAAATTTTACAGCCATTGCAAGTTCATGGATAAGTTCAGAAGCATCTGCACCAACTACATGAGCACCAACTATAATGTCAGAGTCTTTATCTGCAATTACTTTTATAAAGCCTTCAATCTCTCCAACTACGTGAGCTTTGCCAATCGCTCTAAAAGGAAAAATTCCTTTTTTAACGTTAAATCCTTTCTGTATAGCATCAGCTTCTTTTAATCCAACTGAGGCAACTTCAGTTACTGTAAAAATTGTTGAAGGGATAACAGTATAATCCATCTTTTTGTTATCTCCCATGGCATTTTTTGCTGCTATTTCTCCTTCTTTGTAGGCAACATGAGCAAGTAACCAATTTCCTATAACATCACCTGCTGCAAAGATATTTTCAATATTTGTTTGCATTCTTTCATTTACAATAATTTCTTTTTTATTGCCAAGCTTGATTTCAGAAGTTTTAATACAGTCAGTATTGAAAGCTCTGCCAACAGATACAAGAACAATCTCAGATGTTAATATTTTTTCATTTGAAAGAGTTATCTGAACTGAATTATCAAAAATTTTTAAGTCCTGTATTCTGACTCCGGTATAAAACTGTATTTTTCTTTTTTTGAAAAGTTTTTCTACTTCTTTTGAGATATCTTCCTCTTCCATTGGTAAAATTTTGGGCATTAATTCTATTAAAGTTACTTTACTTCCTAAAAGATGGAATATCCATGCGAACTCACATCCAATAGCTCCTGCTCCAATAATTGTAATTGATTCAGGTATTTTTTTTAGATTCCATAAGTCATCGCTTGAAAGAATTTTTTTACCATCAAAACTAAGCATTGGAAGTTTAGCAGGTTTTGAACCTGTAGCAATGATTATTCTATCAGCCTGAATTTTTTCTGAAGTTTCTTTTAAAAATACTGTTTGTGGATTAATCAATTCTGCTTCTGATTTAATAATTTTTACCCCCGAATGTTTTAAAAGCATCAGTAGTCCCTTTTTTTGAGTATCTACCACATTATCTTTTTTTTGCATCAAAGTTTGTAAATCAACTGAAATGTTGGGATAATTTATCTCATTAATGATTTTTTGATTTTTAATCTTTTCCAGTAATCCAAGAGAATGAATTATTGTTTTTGTAGGAATGCATCCTTTATTAAGACAGGTGCCACCAAGTTCTTCTCGTTCAATTAATAATACCTCTGCACCTAATCTTTTCAAGGAAAGAGCAGCAACGTAACCCGCAGGACCCCCACCAATTACAACTGCTTTCATTCTCTTTCTTCTTCAAGGTAACTTTCATAATCCTCATAATCCATTAAGTCTTCTAATTCACGAGGATTATCCATCTCAATCACAGCAATCCAGCCTTTTCCATAGGGGTCTTCATTAATAATCTCTGGGTGGTCAATTAATTCTTCGTTGATTTCAACAATTGTGCCACTAACAGGAGCTATTACAGGTGAGGAAGTTTTTGTTGACTCAATTTCTGCCATTTCTGTATCTGCTTCAACATGGTTATCAATCTCAGGCAGTTCAATATAAATAATATCTCCAAGAGATTCCTGGGCGTAATCAGAGATTCCAACTTTTACTTTTTTAGTTTTACCTGAGATTTTTACCCAGGTATGCTCTTTGTGAAATTTGTAATTTTCTAAACTCATTTTTCCTCCATTTTTAAAAAGTTTTTCATTTTGATTATTTAATTTGATAGAAAACAATTTGTCAAGTAAAAAACAAAAATTATTGTTTTTTCTCAAATAAATTTTTATTTTTTGAGGATTTATTTTATTCTTTGTATCCTTGCACCAAGTTGAATAAGTTTTTTATCAAGTTCTTCATATCCGCGGTCAAGATGGTAAATTCTATCAATCAGTGTTTCTTCTTCAGCAATTAATCCAGCAATTACAAGGGATGCTGATGCTCTTAAATCAGTTGCCATAACTGGTGCGCCTTTTAATTTTTTTACTCCTCTAATAGTAGCAGTATTTCCTTCTACTGTTATATCTGCTCCCATTCTTCTAAGTTCAGCTACATGCATAAATCTGTTTTCAAAAATTGTTTCTTTTATTACACTTGTTCCATTTGCTACAGTCATCATTGCCATAAATTGTGCCTGCATATCTGTTGGAAATCCAGGATAGGGCATTGTTTTTATATCAACTGCTTGAAGTCTCTTAGGACCGATAACCCTTATTCCGTTTTCTATTTCTTTAAAACTTATTCCTGCATCCTTCATTTTTAAAATTATAGCATCAATATGGTCAATTCTGCACCCTTTTAAACTTATATCACCCCCACATGCACCAGCAATTGCTATAAATGTCCCTGTTTCTATCCTATCAGGTATAATTTCATATTCTTGAGGAGGCTTAAGTTCATCTACTCCTTCTACTTTAATAATACTTGTTCCAGCACCTTCAATTTTTGCGCCCATCAATATTAAATAATTTGCAAGGTCAACAATTTCAGGTTCTTTTGCAGCATTTTCAATAATTGTAGTTCCCTTTGCTAAGGTTGCAGCCATCATTAAATTTTCCGTTCCTGTTACAGTTGGAATATCAAAATATATTTTAGTTCCCATAAGTCGTGAAGCTTTTGCAATTATATAACCTTCCTGAAGAGATATTTTAGCGCCCATTTTTTGAAGTCCGTTAATATGAAGATTTACAGGTCTTGCACCAATAGCACACCCACCTGGCAAAGATACTTTTGCTCTACCAAATCTTGCTACAAGTGGACCAAGCACTAAAATTGATGCTCGCATTGTTTTAACAAGGTCATATGATGCTTCAAATTTATTTATCTTTATAGTATTGATTTTGCATAATTCATTAAATTCAACTATGCCTCCCATTCTTTTTATAAGTTCAGTCATTGTAAAAACATCTCTTAATTTTGGAATTCTTTTAAAGATATGCACCCCTTGAGCCAGGAGAGTAGATGCCATAATTGGAAGGGCTGCATTTTTAGCTCCGCTTATTGTAACTTCACCTTTTAAGGGTAATCCTCCAAAAATAAGTAGCTTATCCATGTTAAATATATTAAACTAAAATAAGAGGATAAGGAAATATGCTTACAATAGAAAATGTAATAGAAAAGGTTTTGCAATATAGGCCCAATGCCAATGTTGAGCTGATAAAAAAGGCTTATATTTTTTCAAGAGAAGCTCATTGTGCACAAAAAAGAAAAGAAGGTATTCCATACATATATCATCCTTTAGCTGTTGCAGCAATACTTGCAGATATGAAACTTGATTCCACTACCATAGCAGCAGGGCTTCTTCATGACACAGTAGAAGATGCTGAAATGACAATTGATGACATTGGTGAAATATTTACTCCAGATGTTGCCTTTCTTGTAGATGCTGTGACTAAATTAAGCAAACTTCAGTTTTCAACTGTTGAAGAAGCACAGGCAGAGAGTTTCAGAAAAATGTTTCTCGCTATGTCAAAAGATATAAGAGTTATTTTAATAAAATTCGCTGATAGGCTTCATAATATGAGAACAATTGAGTTTCTTCCTCCGGATAAACAAAAAAGAATAGCAAAAGAG
The Thermodesulfovibrio yellowstonii DSM 11347 DNA segment above includes these coding regions:
- a CDS encoding DUF401 family protein translates to MIDIVKVCFIFIFILFLLRKKVNVGYALFASSVIFLIFYRFDFQNLSLTLLKSISSHTSINLFLSLTLIKSFEYALRKTELMQKMTETSQSMLNNKKLSIVSMPLIIGMLPSLGGAYLSAPMVDSATRNLNISKEEKAFINYWYRHPWELILPLYPGIILASAICGVSLRKLILLNLPIALILFITGFILSMHNLKNEQKFDKTKNHMKNLFSFTPILLVLLTVIIFKIELYIALIINILIVCLYHKKNLREILSIIRYGFTSDVFILVAGVIIFKEMLQISGAVDGIAKTITQSGIPYLVIFITLPLFIGLITGISVGFVGSTFPLLLHLKETLAYEISIAFVSGYVGVLISPLHLCLILTREYFKADMLGIYKKIIPGCVILFFTALIEFAILRYYS
- the eno gene encoding phosphopyruvate hydratase codes for the protein MGEIIDIIAREVLDSRGNPTVQVDIYLDSGVMGRATVPSGASTGTREALELRDGDKKRYFGKGVQKAIDNIINEIAPNIIGMESLDQEGIDRFLIELDGTENKSKLGANAILAVSMAVCKASAEEVGLPLYRYLGGTNAKVLPVPMMNIINGGIHADNNLDIQEFMIVPAGFVKFSQALRAGVEVFHSLKGILKKKRLNTAVGDEGGFSPMLEKNEDAIKLIIDAIKEAGYEPGKDIYIALDPAASEFFAEGFYTVEGKKIDSKDMVDYYEALVDKYPIISIEDGMSEADWEGWELISQRLKNKIQIVADDLVVTNPKIIKEAMKRGIANSILIKLNQIGTVSETLEAIELTKNNKYTAVVSHRSGETEDTIIADLSVSCNTGFIKTGSLSRGERIAKYNRLLQIEEELNDVAQFKGLSAFYNLGF
- the gcvH gene encoding glycine cleavage system protein GcvH, with the translated sequence MSLENYKFHKEHTWVKISGKTKKVKVGISDYAQESLGDIIYIELPEIDNHVEADTEMAEIESTKTSSPVIAPVSGTIVEINEELIDHPEIINEDPYGKGWIAVIEMDNPRELEDLMDYEDYESYLEEERE
- the lpdA gene encoding dihydrolipoyl dehydrogenase, with amino-acid sequence MKAVVIGGGPAGYVAALSLKRLGAEVLLIEREELGGTCLNKGCIPTKTIIHSLGLLEKIKNQKIINEINYPNISVDLQTLMQKKDNVVDTQKKGLLMLLKHSGVKIIKSEAELINPQTVFLKETSEKIQADRIIIATGSKPAKLPMLSFDGKKILSSDDLWNLKKIPESITIIGAGAIGCEFAWIFHLLGSKVTLIELMPKILPMEEEDISKEVEKLFKKRKIQFYTGVRIQDLKIFDNSVQITLSNEKILTSEIVLVSVGRAFNTDCIKTSEIKLGNKKEIIVNERMQTNIENIFAAGDVIGNWLLAHVAYKEGEIAAKNAMGDNKKMDYTVIPSTIFTVTEVASVGLKEADAIQKGFNVKKGIFPFRAIGKAHVVGEIEGFIKVIADKDSDIIVGAHVVGADASELIHELAMAVKFKIKINDLKELIHSHPTLSECIGEAIKDISGEAIHKIK
- the murA gene encoding UDP-N-acetylglucosamine 1-carboxyvinyltransferase, coding for MDKLLIFGGLPLKGEVTISGAKNAALPIMASTLLAQGVHIFKRIPKLRDVFTMTELIKRMGGIVEFNELCKINTIKINKFEASYDLVKTMRASILVLGPLVARFGRAKVSLPGGCAIGARPVNLHINGLQKMGAKISLQEGYIIAKASRLMGTKIYFDIPTVTGTENLMMAATLAKGTTIIENAAKEPEIVDLANYLILMGAKIEGAGTSIIKVEGVDELKPPQEYEIIPDRIETGTFIAIAGACGGDISLKGCRIDHIDAIILKMKDAGISFKEIENGIRVIGPKRLQAVDIKTMPYPGFPTDMQAQFMAMMTVANGTSVIKETIFENRFMHVAELRRMGADITVEGNTATIRGVKKLKGAPVMATDLRASASLVIAGLIAEEETLIDRIYHLDRGYEELDKKLIQLGARIQRIK